One part of the Opitutales bacterium genome encodes these proteins:
- a CDS encoding transposase — MRTRRIYGAAESAVYHCMTRTVNGEFFFEDREKEVMRKMLWQVAGFSGVEVLAYVVMSNHLHVLVRVCGAAKEVSDVELVRRYALLYPKPTDHQPMDLAVLEEALKTNSDEGQRIRAVLQARMGDVSEFMKTLKQRFSIWFNRSRERYGPVWCDRFKSTVVEDDPAVLRTVAAYIDLNPVRAKLVDDPKDYRFCGYAEALAGQGQLRTALCAMTLHDDFSKALALYRTVIFAKGVGPKRNGEGAGISDETFREVMDAEGVLPLPVMLRQRIRYFTQGAVIGSALFVEEYIAKWAERVGDRRKREPKQIDAKAISGLTSFRHCRG, encoded by the coding sequence ATGCGAACGCGACGAATTTATGGAGCTGCTGAGAGTGCGGTGTATCACTGCATGACGCGGACGGTGAATGGGGAGTTTTTCTTTGAGGATCGGGAGAAAGAGGTGATGCGGAAGATGTTGTGGCAGGTTGCTGGGTTTTCTGGGGTGGAGGTGTTGGCATATGTGGTAATGTCGAATCATCTGCATGTGTTGGTGCGGGTGTGTGGTGCGGCGAAGGAGGTGTCGGATGTGGAGTTGGTGCGGCGGTATGCGTTGCTCTATCCGAAGCCGACGGATCACCAGCCAATGGATTTGGCGGTGCTGGAGGAGGCGTTGAAGACGAATTCTGATGAGGGGCAGCGGATACGTGCGGTGCTTCAGGCACGGATGGGGGATGTGTCGGAATTTATGAAGACGCTGAAGCAGCGCTTTTCGATTTGGTTTAATCGCAGTCGCGAGCGATATGGGCCGGTGTGGTGTGATCGGTTTAAGAGCACTGTTGTTGAAGATGATCCAGCGGTGCTGCGCACGGTGGCGGCTTATATTGATTTGAATCCGGTGCGTGCGAAACTGGTGGATGATCCGAAGGATTATCGTTTCTGTGGCTATGCTGAGGCCCTGGCTGGACAAGGTCAGCTGCGGACAGCTCTGTGTGCGATGACCCTTCATGATGATTTTTCCAAGGCTTTGGCGCTGTATCGCACTGTGATCTTTGCGAAAGGGGTCGGGCCGAAACGCAATGGCGAAGGGGCTGGGATAAGCGATGAGACTTTTCGTGAGGTGATGGATGCTGAGGGAGTGTTACCTTTGCCCGTGATGCTGCGTCAACGGATTCGCTATTTCACCCAGGGTGCCGTGATCGGATCTGCTCTTTTTGTCGAAGAGTATATCGCTAAATGGGCAGAACGGGTCGGTGACCGAAGGAAGCGTGAGCCCAAGCAAATCGATGCAAAGGCAATATCTGGATTAACTAGTTTTAGGCATTGTCGGGGCTGA
- a CDS encoding DUF1573 domain-containing protein: protein MKLSILLFLVLSNFAFGLVSWETTQVTQKISPLAKSAEAVFRFENIGGEPVTITEIKSSCGCTTAALDKKTYEPGESGEIVASLNVGNRQGMQRKSIRVKTDDGETTTLMMRTLIPTVLDIKPGFVFWKQGEDPDMKSIDLKVGSGIDEAVEIVSVTPDNEAVQGQLEEIGQGHFRLNLFTTSTDRPIRTRFKVSTNYPKEKPRSFYVYGYVK, encoded by the coding sequence ATGAAGCTCTCCATATTGTTATTTCTCGTTCTATCTAATTTTGCTTTTGGGCTTGTCTCGTGGGAGACGACCCAGGTTACACAGAAGATTAGTCCGTTGGCGAAATCAGCTGAAGCTGTGTTTCGATTTGAAAATATTGGCGGTGAACCAGTTACTATTACCGAGATCAAGTCGAGTTGTGGCTGTACGACCGCTGCGTTGGATAAAAAGACTTACGAGCCTGGCGAGTCGGGCGAAATCGTGGCTTCACTGAATGTGGGGAATCGGCAAGGTATGCAGCGAAAGTCGATCCGGGTGAAAACTGACGACGGGGAGACAACAACGCTCATGATGCGGACTTTGATCCCCACAGTGCTAGACATAAAACCGGGCTTTGTGTTTTGGAAACAGGGAGAGGATCCGGATATGAAGTCGATTGATTTGAAGGTCGGCTCGGGAATTGATGAGGCTGTGGAGATCGTTTCTGTTACGCCAGATAATGAGGCCGTGCAGGGACAGCTCGAGGAGATCGGGCAGGGCCATTTTCGTTTGAATTTATTTACGACTTCAACCGACCGTCCCATTCGCACGCGTTTTAAAGTCTCGACTAATTATCCCAAAGAGAAGCCGCGGTCTTTTTACGTCTACGGCTATGTGAAGTGA
- a CDS encoding rhodanese-like domain-containing protein: MSLRKWILIGVLVCGIAGVNFALNPHVAPWSDDVLGDNEVSAAELSQALDEWLMLDARSEGDFIQDHIPGALLLNEDDWEALLPEVFDAWAPGQRVVVYCGSEACQASEQVAVRLREEVGFDDVMVLKGGWDAWLELGD, encoded by the coding sequence ATGAGTCTTAGGAAGTGGATTTTGATAGGAGTCTTGGTTTGTGGGATTGCGGGAGTGAATTTTGCACTGAATCCGCACGTGGCCCCTTGGAGTGATGATGTGCTGGGGGACAATGAGGTCAGCGCTGCTGAATTGAGTCAGGCTTTGGATGAATGGCTGATGCTGGATGCGCGGAGTGAGGGGGATTTTATTCAAGATCATATTCCTGGGGCGCTTTTATTGAATGAGGACGACTGGGAGGCATTATTGCCTGAAGTGTTCGACGCCTGGGCGCCGGGACAGCGCGTCGTTGTATATTGTGGAAGTGAGGCTTGTCAGGCGAGTGAGCAGGTAGCTGTGCGGCTGCGCGAGGAGGTGGGTTTTGATGATGTAATGGTACTCAAAGGAGGCTGGGACGCATGGTTGGAGCTCGGCGATTAG
- a CDS encoding DoxX family membrane protein, whose amino-acid sequence MLLLLCLGLSGLFLYAGVLKLLRPDQMLTDILSYQLVPYRVAWFAALVLPAVEIITAVALWIGSLRREAVCMIWVMMAVFVVALALAWGRGLDISCGCFGKSETEANYPWLIGRDVLIALTAGGVYLLDRNKIQG is encoded by the coding sequence GTGTTACTGCTCTTGTGCTTGGGTTTGTCCGGGCTGTTCCTCTATGCGGGTGTGCTCAAGTTATTGCGCCCGGATCAGATGTTGACGGATATCCTGAGCTATCAACTGGTGCCGTATCGGGTAGCTTGGTTTGCAGCTTTGGTCTTGCCCGCAGTGGAGATTATCACAGCGGTTGCGCTGTGGATTGGTTCACTGCGACGCGAGGCGGTGTGTATGATCTGGGTGATGATGGCTGTCTTCGTCGTGGCTCTGGCGTTGGCCTGGGGCCGGGGCCTCGACATTTCCTGTGGTTGTTTTGGAAAAAGTGAAACTGAGGCGAATTATCCGTGGCTTATCGGGCGGGATGTCCTCATCGCCTTAACTGCTGGTGGCGTTTACCTTTTGGACAGAAACAAGATCCAGGGATGA
- a CDS encoding tetratricopeptide repeat protein, with protein sequence MISRISNVLQTLFNPSLAVCMAFFLSGTFGFLWAQDPSSLATSQLQEVTVDLVRDGDLIDAIPFLEEIVLRVEELPENQQDALEDTYYYLSIAYLQSYARSRNSTWLNKTVEITDSYLKKYLNGRELPNVLANRADALRAQAKWSEAAAILKRALRPPSVEYMKSSVRVDVVEKLAQAYYILEDWEMGIPWFSELFTYKDFPEKVALAAAALVESYINAGRFEEVLELVPVLASNSDARYNIRLNVKLIEGGDALSKNKRFAEAALMYYLTLTRAELMQHHQAQLESINARIEFIEETGLGAGGLDELSMQQRLAQIQVEQLEKIPDYTPDLEWRKARMFQQTGRDFEAFWAFYRLYQNYPEKTDQLENYIYAAFVQAEKSALYDYAIELGEQYILNQGFQQFTKVVTFKLAEVYKKSGELARFESLATRFIIEYPNDDFAGAMVYLMADSWFQAAQLQLVIDRFTELIASFDSAKVLDGLYYWVGLAAIFQEDYELAKRSFTQLVDQYTYSSYLEDAQFRLGVIEFATDNFEAAKVLFRSFVRSYPNSVLRGEAHLFLGDVLAADAQVYEAVENYSEVPNFTEEMDFIDHAYFQAAALWEENDRFDEKEALLREYALKYPSSPNLSKAIFMLGQSMEGQGRPVEALSEYEQAIRNFGHVATSYGVDQIIRAYPTRYWSHKNRFTATVNFLNRLLDDDAFRSEILTDRRSLFDYLGEHPDVDIEVRELVMRDARFRTDLEDQGAYPGEVLQTFQTKLASLPAGTPSEIFNNLKEVARSESNRTLELRMMMAIDEQGEPMDPLRSFKETDLDVASPTSLVWLAGKIRESGDLSLEIYARRALEKVISDYRNDEEAFFQALYEFGRMEADFGNYAAAIGYLSEARNRFPTNDLIGELVIYLGDVHVLAGQYDEAIAGYESILRDREMRGERWAEAQFKIGMTFFNQGLYREAHGYFERVFVAFSVYKEWAARAYLRDAESLISMGAAEDAGRTLREAIRFAGLEKTEVFPELQDLYQSLIQ encoded by the coding sequence ATGATTTCGCGGATCTCTAACGTTTTACAGACCCTCTTTAACCCGTCCCTCGCTGTGTGCATGGCGTTTTTCTTGTCAGGCACCTTCGGTTTCTTGTGGGCGCAAGATCCCTCTTCATTAGCGACCAGTCAACTCCAAGAGGTGACAGTTGACCTGGTTCGAGACGGGGATCTGATCGATGCGATTCCTTTTCTTGAGGAGATCGTTTTGCGCGTAGAGGAGCTTCCCGAGAATCAACAGGATGCCCTTGAAGATACCTATTATTATCTCTCGATAGCCTACCTCCAAAGCTATGCGCGCAGCCGCAATTCGACTTGGCTAAACAAAACGGTGGAGATCACCGACAGCTATCTAAAAAAGTATCTTAACGGGCGTGAATTGCCGAATGTGTTGGCCAATCGAGCCGATGCGCTTCGCGCTCAGGCTAAGTGGTCTGAGGCGGCGGCTATTCTCAAGCGTGCACTCCGACCTCCCTCCGTAGAGTATATGAAAAGCTCGGTCCGCGTCGATGTGGTGGAGAAGCTCGCTCAAGCTTATTATATTTTAGAGGACTGGGAAATGGGTATCCCTTGGTTCAGCGAGTTGTTTACTTACAAAGACTTCCCTGAAAAGGTCGCGCTCGCAGCTGCAGCCTTGGTTGAGAGCTATATCAATGCTGGTAGATTTGAAGAGGTCTTGGAGCTAGTTCCAGTACTCGCCTCAAACTCAGACGCTCGCTACAACATCCGGCTTAATGTAAAGCTGATTGAGGGCGGCGATGCGCTTTCCAAGAACAAACGGTTCGCTGAGGCAGCGTTGATGTATTATCTGACGTTGACTCGGGCAGAGCTGATGCAGCACCACCAGGCCCAGCTCGAATCGATAAATGCACGTATTGAATTTATCGAGGAAACAGGTCTAGGCGCTGGGGGCTTAGACGAACTGAGTATGCAGCAGCGCCTGGCGCAGATCCAGGTGGAGCAATTGGAAAAGATTCCGGATTATACTCCTGACCTTGAGTGGCGAAAAGCGCGCATGTTTCAGCAGACTGGTCGAGACTTCGAGGCATTCTGGGCTTTTTATCGTCTCTATCAAAACTACCCGGAAAAAACCGATCAGCTAGAGAACTACATTTACGCAGCCTTCGTTCAGGCTGAGAAGTCAGCGCTCTACGACTACGCCATCGAGTTGGGGGAGCAATACATCCTGAATCAAGGTTTCCAGCAGTTCACAAAAGTGGTGACGTTTAAGCTGGCCGAGGTTTACAAAAAATCGGGTGAGCTGGCACGGTTTGAGAGCCTTGCGACTCGATTTATCATTGAGTACCCGAATGATGACTTCGCTGGAGCCATGGTTTATCTCATGGCCGACAGCTGGTTCCAAGCAGCCCAACTTCAGCTCGTTATTGATCGATTCACCGAATTGATCGCGAGCTTTGACTCAGCAAAAGTTTTAGACGGCCTCTATTACTGGGTGGGATTGGCCGCGATTTTCCAAGAAGACTACGAATTAGCGAAACGTTCCTTCACGCAGCTGGTGGATCAATACACCTACAGCAGTTACCTTGAAGATGCGCAATTTCGCCTGGGTGTGATAGAGTTTGCTACAGACAATTTCGAGGCGGCCAAAGTATTGTTCCGCAGTTTTGTGCGGTCGTATCCGAATAGTGTTTTGCGTGGAGAGGCCCATTTGTTCCTCGGGGACGTTCTCGCTGCAGATGCCCAGGTTTACGAGGCGGTCGAGAATTACAGCGAAGTTCCAAATTTTACCGAGGAGATGGATTTCATCGATCACGCTTATTTTCAAGCAGCAGCGCTCTGGGAGGAGAATGATCGCTTCGACGAGAAAGAGGCATTGTTGCGTGAATATGCGCTGAAATATCCTTCGAGTCCTAACCTCTCAAAAGCTATTTTTATGCTTGGCCAGTCCATGGAGGGTCAGGGCAGACCAGTGGAGGCATTAAGTGAATACGAGCAGGCAATCCGAAATTTTGGACATGTTGCTACGAGTTATGGGGTAGATCAGATCATAAGAGCCTATCCAACCCGATACTGGAGCCACAAGAACCGCTTCACTGCCACGGTGAATTTTCTCAATAGACTCTTGGACGACGACGCCTTTCGTTCGGAGATCCTAACGGATCGACGTTCTTTATTTGATTACCTGGGTGAGCACCCCGATGTGGACATTGAGGTGCGCGAGTTGGTCATGCGTGATGCTCGTTTTAGGACAGATCTAGAAGATCAGGGTGCCTATCCGGGTGAAGTTCTACAGACCTTCCAAACTAAGTTGGCCAGTTTGCCAGCAGGGACTCCTTCCGAGATATTCAATAATTTGAAAGAAGTCGCGCGGTCTGAGTCGAACCGCACACTCGAGCTGCGTATGATGATGGCCATCGATGAGCAAGGCGAGCCGATGGATCCCCTGAGGTCCTTCAAAGAAACAGATCTTGATGTGGCGTCTCCTACGTCACTCGTTTGGCTCGCTGGGAAGATCCGCGAAAGTGGTGACCTGAGTCTTGAGATCTATGCTCGGCGCGCGCTCGAAAAGGTCATTTCAGACTACCGTAATGATGAAGAAGCCTTTTTTCAGGCACTTTACGAGTTTGGGCGTATGGAAGCGGATTTCGGTAACTACGCCGCGGCCATTGGTTACTTGAGTGAGGCGCGTAATCGTTTTCCCACAAACGATCTGATCGGCGAGCTGGTCATATATTTGGGAGATGTTCATGTGCTTGCTGGCCAGTATGATGAGGCGATTGCTGGGTATGAGTCGATCCTCCGCGACCGTGAGATGCGCGGAGAACGTTGGGCAGAAGCGCAATTTAAAATTGGAATGACTTTCTTTAACCAAGGGTTGTATCGCGAGGCTCATGGCTATTTCGAGCGCGTTTTTGTCGCTTTTAGCGTTTACAAGGAATGGGCTGCGCGGGCTTATCTCAGGGATGCTGAATCCCTGATCAGTATGGGCGCGGCTGAAGATGCAGGGCGCACTTTGCGCGAGGCGATCCGCTTTGCTGGCCTTGAAAAAACGGAAGTGTTCCCTGAGCTTCAAGACCTTTACCAATCCTTGATCCAATAG
- a CDS encoding tetratricopeptide repeat protein: MASLSGQSNAWDGLINRSVDVKFCKSDDINYRTFELVDFQERRVLLRFPGDRNGGMIGFPLVEFQQGSLFIRVEPEGNLEAGLDIIAVNGDMGTVIPLMRPTVWPLIKFMALPRSSTNFHTLVEAYFKALIAEGLVDEAFAIVNEFDFNQIDVALFRNVMGVVDLLLEKGREEDAGRLLARLPLENPALGLQEVAMQIGDRLRMGGFFGQAIGIYERIYTLPETRFREKCLLWISYCYMEEGNFDSAKIFLGLVGNIDRRLPEYSLMKLVESKIYFEENQFRDAMTAVSQGIVFSRLGLEWSEELMFTSAKAYEAVERPWVAEKIYEELILFYPSSSWSDQARRRLQELETRDRSNDPVLVPEENSEA, encoded by the coding sequence ATGGCATCCCTCTCGGGCCAGAGCAACGCGTGGGATGGCCTCATAAATCGATCAGTCGATGTGAAGTTCTGTAAGTCTGACGACATAAATTATCGAACTTTTGAGTTGGTCGATTTCCAAGAGCGCCGAGTATTGCTTCGATTTCCTGGTGATCGCAACGGAGGTATGATCGGATTCCCCCTAGTTGAGTTTCAGCAGGGATCGCTCTTCATCCGGGTCGAACCAGAGGGGAATTTGGAAGCAGGTCTGGATATCATCGCTGTGAATGGAGACATGGGTACGGTCATCCCCCTAATGCGCCCCACGGTATGGCCTCTAATAAAGTTTATGGCCTTACCTCGTAGTTCGACAAATTTCCATACCCTCGTTGAGGCTTATTTTAAGGCACTGATCGCAGAAGGGCTCGTAGATGAGGCCTTCGCCATTGTGAACGAATTTGATTTCAACCAAATCGATGTTGCGCTTTTTCGAAATGTTATGGGAGTCGTGGACCTCCTCCTTGAAAAAGGTCGCGAAGAGGACGCGGGACGCCTTTTGGCTCGTTTGCCTCTAGAAAATCCCGCACTTGGCCTCCAGGAGGTTGCCATGCAAATCGGTGACCGCCTGCGAATGGGTGGGTTTTTTGGTCAGGCCATCGGAATTTACGAGAGGATCTATACTTTGCCTGAAACGCGTTTTCGTGAAAAGTGCCTCCTTTGGATCTCCTATTGTTACATGGAAGAGGGAAATTTCGATTCCGCTAAAATTTTCTTAGGCCTCGTTGGCAACATCGATCGGCGTCTTCCCGAATATTCGCTCATGAAGCTGGTCGAATCTAAGATATACTTCGAAGAAAATCAGTTTCGTGACGCCATGACCGCTGTGAGCCAGGGCATTGTTTTCTCCCGCCTGGGCCTGGAATGGAGTGAAGAACTGATGTTTACATCGGCGAAAGCATACGAGGCGGTAGAACGGCCCTGGGTCGCGGAGAAAATTTACGAAGAGCTGATCCTTTTTTATCCGAGTTCATCTTGGAGCGATCAAGCGCGCCGCCGTTTACAGGAGCTTGAAACTCGTGATCGTAGCAACGATCCCGTTCTGGTTCCTGAAGAAAACTCAGAAGCTTAA
- a CDS encoding MotA/TolQ/ExbB proton channel family protein — MKSPKFKYLSLIITLFLGSMTYVVAQDAPEAEPIAEENAETEIIDLLKKGGNTMYVLGFLSVVGTALVIYNLIAIRSAPFLATKQVEEIGTMVESLDIEGAKALCEENSSPVVNIIGAGLERIQDGEIDQASMEKAVSDASVEELSGAFVFINYLSVIGAIAPMVGLLGTVSGMIKAFRAISTVGMGDPAVLADNISEALITTASGLIVAIPALVAYYYFKNRYGKITSSVNRVVGDVFFKLNLAVRRAHA, encoded by the coding sequence ATGAAATCCCCGAAATTCAAATACCTTAGCCTCATCATTACGCTGTTCTTGGGCAGCATGACTTACGTTGTCGCGCAAGACGCACCAGAGGCCGAGCCGATTGCTGAAGAGAATGCCGAAACCGAGATTATCGACCTACTGAAAAAGGGAGGAAATACCATGTATGTCCTTGGTTTCCTTTCAGTGGTAGGGACGGCGTTGGTGATCTATAACCTTATTGCCATACGCAGTGCTCCATTTCTTGCCACAAAGCAGGTTGAAGAAATAGGCACCATGGTGGAGAGCTTGGATATCGAAGGCGCGAAAGCATTGTGCGAGGAAAACAGTTCTCCGGTAGTCAATATCATCGGAGCAGGCTTGGAGCGAATTCAAGATGGTGAGATCGACCAAGCATCGATGGAGAAAGCCGTGAGCGACGCTTCAGTTGAGGAGCTTTCTGGGGCTTTTGTTTTCATTAACTACCTTTCGGTTATCGGCGCGATCGCTCCCATGGTCGGACTGTTGGGAACTGTCTCTGGTATGATCAAAGCGTTCCGCGCTATTTCAACGGTAGGTATGGGCGATCCGGCGGTGCTTGCTGATAATATTTCTGAGGCCTTGATCACCACCGCATCTGGGCTGATCGTCGCGATTCCAGCACTCGTCGCCTACTACTATTTTAAAAACCGCTATGGAAAGATCACTTCCTCGGTGAATCGCGTCGTCGGTGATGTGTTTTTCAAACTCAACTTGGCCGTTCGTCGCGCACACGCCTAG
- a CDS encoding biopolymer transporter ExbD — METWQPPQEDDSPDLTPMIDVVFLLIVFFMTVAVIITSDKVEVDLPIAEEAIVPEEVNDRATFTIDETGKLYAGPVLIDEVQFAEIVSERVADTPDFKVYLRADANTPHRFVRDVMNLSAENGAFNIVFGTFQTAN; from the coding sequence ATGGAAACTTGGCAACCTCCGCAAGAAGACGATTCACCCGATCTCACTCCGATGATCGACGTGGTGTTCCTGTTGATCGTTTTCTTTATGACGGTCGCGGTCATTATCACCTCAGATAAGGTCGAAGTAGATTTGCCGATCGCTGAGGAGGCGATCGTCCCAGAAGAAGTCAACGATCGTGCGACATTCACGATCGATGAGACAGGAAAGCTATATGCAGGGCCCGTTTTGATTGATGAGGTGCAGTTCGCGGAAATCGTTTCCGAAAGAGTCGCTGATACGCCCGATTTCAAAGTCTATCTTCGAGCAGATGCGAATACACCCCATCGGTTCGTTCGCGATGTCATGAACCTCAGTGCCGAGAACGGCGCATTTAACATCGTTTTTGGGACATTCCAGACTGCCAATTAA
- a CDS encoding biopolymer transporter ExbD: protein MAKLPSQLTQEDKPDLTPMIDVVFLLLIYFMVTAQLIKEETDLGFQLPADTPPVENPEHIPSEHIVDILYDGQLLLNGAPKDDPVDPIIPEFRRTLQRIAASDKRMGIETVITIQADPESPHQRSIDVLNACAEAELKMVSFGTGS, encoded by the coding sequence ATGGCTAAACTACCTTCTCAGCTCACCCAAGAGGATAAGCCGGACCTGACGCCGATGATCGACGTTGTCTTCCTGCTGTTGATTTACTTCATGGTAACTGCCCAGCTTATCAAGGAAGAGACCGACCTGGGCTTTCAGCTCCCAGCCGATACGCCACCTGTAGAAAATCCTGAACACATCCCTTCCGAGCACATTGTCGACATCCTCTATGATGGGCAGCTCTTGCTGAACGGAGCTCCCAAGGACGATCCGGTCGACCCAATTATTCCCGAATTTCGTCGGACTCTACAGCGTATTGCTGCTTCAGATAAGCGGATGGGCATTGAAACGGTCATCACAATTCAAGCCGACCCCGAATCGCCGCACCAACGTTCCATCGACGTCCTCAACGCATGTGCTGAGGCCGAGTTGAAAATGGTCTCATTTGGCACAGGCAGTTAA
- a CDS encoding VOC family protein, whose product MADIVKKLLHTRMRVSDLDGTVDFYTKILGLEEVDRKESPRGSKLVFLRTPNSDELIEITYYPGSGEVEVQEDLMHLAFEVESMDAFAKHLQSHGVSFSDGPTESSSGSTFAFIDAPEGYEIELIESPKQR is encoded by the coding sequence ATGGCAGATATAGTAAAAAAGCTCTTGCACACGCGAATGCGCGTGAGCGATTTAGATGGCACAGTAGATTTCTATACCAAGATTCTTGGGCTTGAAGAGGTTGATAGAAAAGAGTCCCCGCGCGGATCGAAATTGGTTTTCTTGCGGACTCCAAATTCGGATGAACTGATAGAAATCACTTACTACCCTGGAAGTGGCGAGGTGGAGGTGCAAGAAGACCTGATGCATCTGGCGTTTGAAGTCGAGAGCATGGATGCTTTTGCAAAACATTTACAGTCTCATGGCGTTTCATTTTCTGACGGCCCAACTGAGAGTAGTTCGGGCTCCACATTCGCTTTCATTGATGCACCTGAGGGCTACGAGATCGAGTTGATCGAAAGCCCGAAACAGCGATAG
- a CDS encoding transporter substrate-binding domain-containing protein: protein MIRLLLICFVLFSGALAAFGQDLFPSQPLQVAVTQSPPFSFQDDSGAWTGVSVSLWEAIAESAGVEYNYIEVSLEEMLTGLDSGEIDLATAALSVTAEREEIIDFSHAFFRSGVSVAAPVKSSLWASVAQQVFSMQALRAVGSLSLVLSLVGLAMWLVERSRNAEQFGGPWWQGLGNGFWWSAVTMTTVGYGDKAPTTLLGRLVGLVWMFASIILISGFTAAIATAFTISSLTTSITSFDDLYGKKIGVVIGSLAESYVRERGFSTVGFIGTEEGLSAIVTESIDAFVNDDAVLKHFIQEHYAGQLTTIDETRNDAFIAFGFPQDAEWQEQVNLGLLKVTQSEEWLNIRRRFLGAHED from the coding sequence ATGATTCGGCTTTTGCTTATATGCTTCGTTCTTTTCTCAGGAGCGCTTGCCGCCTTCGGGCAGGATTTGTTTCCAAGTCAACCCTTACAAGTGGCGGTAACTCAATCTCCTCCATTTTCTTTCCAGGATGATTCGGGTGCATGGACGGGTGTCTCTGTCAGCCTCTGGGAAGCGATCGCTGAGAGTGCGGGTGTCGAATATAATTATATTGAGGTCTCTCTGGAGGAAATGCTTACGGGTCTGGATAGCGGAGAGATTGACTTGGCTACGGCTGCTCTATCTGTGACTGCTGAGCGCGAAGAAATAATTGATTTCTCTCACGCATTTTTCCGTTCCGGAGTTTCCGTAGCAGCGCCGGTGAAAAGCTCGTTATGGGCTTCTGTGGCCCAGCAGGTTTTTTCCATGCAAGCACTGCGCGCTGTAGGTTCGCTTTCTTTGGTTCTATCTCTGGTGGGTTTGGCAATGTGGCTGGTAGAGCGGAGTCGTAATGCTGAGCAGTTTGGCGGGCCATGGTGGCAGGGATTAGGAAACGGCTTTTGGTGGTCGGCAGTCACGATGACTACCGTAGGCTACGGCGATAAGGCTCCCACCACACTACTGGGAAGGCTTGTTGGTCTTGTTTGGATGTTTGCCTCGATCATTCTCATTTCTGGCTTCACTGCAGCCATAGCGACGGCATTTACGATTAGCTCGCTGACTACATCAATTACCTCATTTGATGATTTGTATGGCAAAAAGATCGGTGTAGTCATTGGTAGTCTGGCAGAGAGTTATGTGCGTGAGCGCGGCTTTTCGACAGTTGGTTTTATTGGTACCGAGGAAGGCTTATCCGCAATTGTCACTGAGAGTATTGATGCTTTCGTAAACGACGATGCGGTGCTCAAACACTTCATCCAAGAACACTATGCTGGACAGCTCACTACTATCGATGAAACTAGGAATGATGCATTCATTGCTTTTGGCTTCCCACAGGATGCTGAGTGGCAGGAGCAGGTAAACCTTGGGCTGTTGAAAGTCACCCAATCTGAGGAGTGGCTTAACATTCGTCGCCGCTTTCTGGGTGCGCACGAGGACTGA
- a CDS encoding class I SAM-dependent methyltransferase, with the protein MHIDLALSDWDNYALLDTGNREKLERFGEYILVRSEPKAWWKPSLPKKNWEAAHARFDEDTNKWLRKKGCPASWWISYRGVRFEVKLTGGSKHVGVFPEQAPHWDFIHQQIASGHVKSVLNLFGYTGAASLIAAKSGAQVTHCDASKPVIAWGRSNQEASGMGDLPVRWILDDALKFVQREVRRGRQYDAVLLDPPSFGRGPKNELWKVEQGIIELLETCRQVMGPSPKMMLLTMYNLEASSLMLHHLLARLFGQRKGSIEVGELVLKQSSDGLLLPLSLYGRWTADP; encoded by the coding sequence ATGCATATTGATTTAGCACTGTCCGATTGGGACAACTACGCTCTTCTCGACACGGGCAATAGAGAGAAGTTGGAACGATTTGGAGAGTATATCTTAGTCAGGAGTGAGCCCAAAGCTTGGTGGAAACCCTCTCTTCCAAAAAAGAATTGGGAGGCAGCACATGCCCGATTCGACGAAGACACGAACAAATGGTTGCGTAAGAAAGGATGCCCTGCCTCTTGGTGGATTTCCTACCGAGGCGTGCGGTTTGAGGTAAAACTCACCGGAGGCTCCAAGCACGTGGGCGTGTTTCCAGAACAGGCTCCGCATTGGGACTTTATCCATCAGCAGATAGCCTCGGGCCATGTGAAATCGGTACTCAACCTGTTTGGGTACACAGGTGCTGCGAGCTTAATCGCTGCGAAATCGGGGGCCCAGGTGACGCACTGCGATGCTTCGAAACCGGTAATAGCGTGGGGTAGGAGTAATCAGGAGGCCTCCGGTATGGGAGACCTACCTGTGCGTTGGATTTTGGATGACGCACTAAAGTTTGTTCAACGCGAGGTGCGCCGAGGCCGTCAATACGATGCCGTTCTCCTAGATCCACCCTCGTTCGGACGGGGTCCTAAAAACGAGCTTTGGAAGGTAGAGCAGGGAATCATTGAGTTGTTAGAAACTTGCCGTCAAGTGATGGGGCCATCGCCAAAGATGATGCTCTTAACTATGTATAACTTAGAGGCATCTTCGCTGATGCTGCATCATCTTTTGGCACGCCTGTTTGGCCAGCGTAAGGGCTCTATTGAGGTCGGTGAGCTGGTGTTGAAGCAAAGCAGCGATGGTCTACTCTTGCCCTTGTCTCTGTATGGGCGTTGGACGGCAGATCCATGA